From Nitratidesulfovibrio vulgaris str. Hildenborough, a single genomic window includes:
- a CDS encoding secondary thiamine-phosphate synthase enzyme YjbQ, with amino-acid sequence METITLHTTTREQMLDITSAIRELVSTRGWRDGALLLFCPHTTGALTVNEAADPDVARDMTVNMGRLVPRHGDYRHAEGNSDAHIKTSLFGPSLMLIVDGGEVRLGTWQGIYFCEWDGPRSRKLWAQWLAQ; translated from the coding sequence ATGGAGACCATCACCCTGCATACCACCACCCGCGAACAGATGCTCGACATCACGTCCGCCATCCGCGAACTCGTGAGCACACGAGGCTGGCGTGACGGGGCGTTGCTGCTCTTCTGCCCGCATACCACGGGTGCGCTCACCGTCAACGAAGCCGCAGACCCGGACGTGGCACGCGACATGACCGTGAACATGGGACGCCTCGTGCCGCGCCATGGCGACTATCGCCATGCCGAAGGCAACAGCGACGCGCACATCAAGACGAGCCTTTTCGGCCCTTCACTCATGCTCATCGTGGACGGCGGCGAGGTACGCCTCGGCACATGGCAGGGCATCTATTTCTGCGAATGGGACGGCCCCCGTTCGCGCAAGCTGTGGGCCCAATGGCTGGCCCAGTGA
- the selB gene encoding selenocysteine-specific translation elongation factor, whose protein sequence is MPVIMGTAGHIDHGKTSLVRALTGIDCDRLDEEKRRGITIELGFAFCDLPGGGRLGVVDVPGHEKFVRNMVAGASGVDFVMLVIAADEGVMPQTREHLEICSLLGIRHGLVALTKVDMVDADWLELAQDDVAGFLAGTFLEGAPIFPVSAVTGQGLDTLREHLATLERELRPERRTDLFRLPVDRVFTMRGHGTVVTGTMISGSLKVGDDVVLYPEGRTSKVRGLQSHGGPVDKALAGRRTAVNLQGVDVAEVQRGEVLALPGTLFPAQRWDVRLTCLSSAARPLRNRTEVHFHHGAREVLARLHFHDRDRLNPGETALCQVRFTEPMVGVFGDRCVVRTFSPLRTVAGGVVVNPTGHDLRRRDPHFADKVALLASLPEATEEELVQAHVDLSGNAGAGFVRLSVLTDLESKRLEKVLQALGARGRLFCFDREERAYVGADALQALSAGCLDHAGAFHAKEPLKPGMARGVLASGWGRGLHPRLIHFVVERLIKQGALVAEGDVLRLPGHKVSLASDQEGLRGKLLAIYSEAGMTPPNLKDVLETLSLEQKEAAPVLKLLHDGGELVRVKDGLLFHRSALDELKGRVARWFDDHDDLDPSGFKELSGGLSRKYIIPLLEYFDRERVTIRVGDKRQLRGAKAG, encoded by the coding sequence ATGCCTGTAATCATGGGCACGGCTGGACATATCGACCATGGCAAGACTTCGCTCGTCCGGGCGCTGACCGGCATCGACTGCGACCGCCTCGACGAGGAGAAACGGCGAGGCATCACCATCGAACTGGGCTTCGCCTTCTGCGACCTGCCCGGTGGCGGGCGGCTTGGCGTCGTCGACGTGCCGGGGCACGAGAAGTTCGTCCGCAACATGGTGGCAGGGGCGTCGGGCGTCGACTTCGTCATGCTGGTCATCGCCGCCGACGAGGGCGTCATGCCGCAGACCCGCGAACATCTTGAGATATGCTCGCTGCTGGGCATCCGGCATGGTCTCGTCGCCCTCACCAAGGTGGACATGGTCGATGCCGACTGGCTTGAACTGGCACAGGACGACGTGGCTGGATTCCTTGCCGGGACATTCCTTGAGGGTGCGCCCATCTTTCCGGTCTCCGCCGTGACAGGGCAGGGTCTCGACACCCTGCGCGAACACCTCGCCACCCTTGAACGTGAATTGCGTCCTGAACGCCGTACCGACCTCTTCCGCCTGCCCGTCGACCGGGTGTTCACCATGCGCGGGCATGGTACGGTGGTGACGGGCACCATGATATCCGGTTCGCTCAAGGTGGGGGACGATGTGGTGCTCTATCCCGAAGGGCGCACAAGCAAGGTCCGGGGGCTGCAAAGCCACGGCGGGCCTGTGGACAAGGCCCTTGCGGGGCGTCGTACCGCAGTCAACCTCCAGGGCGTGGACGTGGCCGAGGTGCAGCGGGGCGAGGTGCTGGCGCTGCCCGGTACGTTGTTCCCCGCGCAGCGGTGGGACGTACGCCTGACCTGTCTCTCGTCCGCAGCGCGGCCCTTGCGTAACCGTACCGAGGTGCACTTCCATCACGGTGCGCGCGAGGTGCTGGCGCGTCTGCATTTTCACGACCGCGACCGCCTCAACCCCGGCGAGACGGCACTGTGTCAGGTGCGTTTCACGGAACCGATGGTGGGCGTGTTCGGCGACAGGTGCGTGGTGCGGACATTCTCGCCCCTGCGTACCGTGGCGGGGGGCGTGGTGGTCAACCCCACAGGTCACGACCTGCGTCGGCGCGACCCGCATTTCGCCGACAAGGTCGCCTTGCTGGCAAGCCTCCCCGAAGCCACCGAAGAGGAACTGGTGCAGGCCCATGTGGACCTTTCCGGCAATGCCGGTGCGGGCTTCGTACGTCTTTCCGTGCTCACCGACCTTGAGTCGAAGCGGCTTGAGAAAGTGCTGCAGGCGCTCGGTGCACGCGGGCGTCTGTTCTGCTTCGACCGTGAGGAGAGGGCCTACGTCGGGGCGGATGCCCTGCAAGCCCTCTCTGCCGGGTGCCTCGACCATGCTGGCGCGTTCCATGCCAAGGAACCGCTCAAGCCCGGCATGGCGCGCGGCGTGCTGGCCTCGGGCTGGGGACGCGGCTTGCACCCCCGCCTCATCCATTTCGTGGTCGAACGCCTCATCAAGCAGGGGGCACTGGTCGCCGAGGGCGACGTGTTGCGCCTGCCCGGACACAAGGTCTCGCTGGCTTCCGACCAGGAGGGATTGAGGGGCAAACTGCTCGCCATCTATTCCGAGGCAGGCATGACCCCGCCCAACCTCAAGGATGTGCTGGAGACCCTGTCGCTGGAACAGAAGGAGGCCGCGCCCGTGCTCAAGCTGCTGCACGATGGCGGCGAACTTGTGCGCGTCAAGGACGGGCTGCTCTTCCATCGCAGTGCGCTTGATGAACTCAAGGGCCGCGTGGCCCGGTGGTTCGACGACCACGACGACCTCGACCCCTCGGGTTTCAAGGAACTCTCGGGCGGGCTGTCGCGCAAGTACATCATCCCGCTGCTCGAGTACTTCGACCGTGAGCGTGTCACCATCCGCGTGGGAGACAAGAGGCAGCTACGGGGGGCCAAGGCCGGGTAG
- the pnp gene encoding polyribonucleotide nucleotidyltransferase, with product MTNIFNAMRVTATVGGKEIVFETGRLANQADGAVWIQCGGTVVLVTACSQATDRDLGFFPLTVEYSEKMYAAGRIPGSFFRREIGRPSERETLVSRLIDRPIRPLFPKGLKDEVQVLANVISSDQNNDSDVLAVTGASTALGLSSIPFDGPVAGARIGRIDGQFVINPTIKEMERSDLNIVLAASRDAVVMVEGEASFVPEAVIVEALEWGHKEIQPLIDAQLKLREMAGKAKREFTAPVEDADLAARVAALATADLDVALRIPEKMARKDARKAVKEKVMEALVADPAYAEDTTPLRAVGDILSALEKRIVRERIVREGRRIDGRDTTTVRPILIEAGILPRAHGSALFARGETKSLVVATLGSSTDEQRMDSLTGDVTKRFMLHYNFAPYCVGEVKPVRVSRREIGHGALAEKALRPILPLGEDFPFTLRVVAETMESNGSSSMAAVCGGCLSLMDAGVPITAPVAGVAMGLIKEGDQYVVLTDILGDEDALGDMDFKIAGTSEGITAVQMDIKVKGLPTDVMARAMQQARDARLHILGEMGKVLEAPRAELSAYAPQHAEVFVNPDIIRIIIGPGGKNIKAITATTGASIDIEDSGRVSIFAPTLEAMEMAREMVQYYDQRADIGKNYTGKVRKVLEIGAIVEILPNLEALVHISQLDTNRVEQASDVARLGEDMVVKVIEINGDRIRASRKAVLLEEQGIEWKPEDTARPSGPREGGRRDGGRDGRRDGGRDGRRDGGRDGGRRDGGRRDGGRDRN from the coding sequence ATGACCAATATATTCAACGCCATGCGCGTCACCGCCACTGTCGGCGGCAAGGAGATCGTCTTCGAGACAGGTCGCCTCGCCAATCAGGCCGATGGTGCCGTGTGGATACAGTGCGGCGGTACCGTGGTGCTCGTCACCGCGTGCTCGCAAGCCACTGACCGCGACCTCGGCTTCTTCCCGCTCACCGTCGAATACTCCGAGAAGATGTACGCCGCCGGCCGCATCCCCGGCAGCTTCTTCCGACGCGAGATCGGCCGCCCCAGCGAGCGCGAGACCCTCGTCTCCCGCCTCATCGACCGCCCCATCCGTCCGCTCTTCCCCAAGGGCCTCAAGGATGAGGTGCAGGTGCTCGCCAACGTCATCTCCTCCGACCAGAACAACGACTCCGACGTGCTCGCCGTCACCGGCGCCTCCACCGCACTCGGCCTGTCGTCCATCCCGTTCGACGGCCCGGTCGCCGGTGCGCGCATCGGTCGCATCGACGGTCAGTTCGTCATCAACCCCACCATCAAGGAGATGGAGCGCAGCGACCTCAACATCGTGCTCGCCGCCTCGCGTGATGCCGTGGTGATGGTCGAAGGCGAAGCCAGCTTCGTGCCCGAAGCGGTCATCGTCGAAGCCCTCGAATGGGGTCACAAGGAAATCCAGCCCCTCATCGACGCACAGCTGAAGCTGCGCGAGATGGCTGGCAAGGCCAAGCGCGAGTTCACCGCACCGGTCGAAGATGCAGACCTTGCCGCACGTGTGGCCGCCCTTGCCACCGCAGACCTTGACGTAGCCCTTCGCATTCCCGAGAAGATGGCCCGCAAGGATGCCCGCAAGGCCGTCAAGGAGAAGGTGATGGAGGCCCTTGTGGCCGACCCCGCCTACGCCGAAGACACCACTCCGCTGCGCGCCGTGGGCGACATCCTCTCTGCGCTTGAGAAGCGCATCGTGCGCGAACGCATCGTGCGCGAAGGCCGCCGCATCGACGGTCGCGACACCACCACCGTTCGCCCCATTCTCATCGAAGCGGGCATCCTGCCCCGCGCCCATGGTTCCGCCCTGTTCGCGCGCGGCGAGACCAAGTCGCTGGTCGTGGCCACCCTCGGTAGTTCCACCGACGAACAGCGCATGGACTCGCTGACCGGCGACGTCACCAAGCGCTTCATGCTGCACTACAACTTCGCCCCCTACTGCGTGGGTGAAGTGAAGCCCGTGCGCGTCTCCCGCCGCGAAATCGGCCACGGCGCACTGGCCGAAAAGGCCCTGCGTCCCATCCTGCCCCTCGGCGAAGACTTTCCCTTCACCCTGCGCGTGGTCGCCGAGACGATGGAATCCAACGGTTCGTCGTCCATGGCCGCCGTCTGCGGCGGCTGCCTCTCGCTGATGGACGCCGGTGTGCCCATCACCGCCCCTGTGGCCGGTGTGGCCATGGGCCTCATCAAGGAGGGCGACCAGTACGTGGTGCTCACCGACATCCTCGGTGACGAAGACGCCCTCGGCGACATGGACTTCAAGATAGCCGGTACCAGCGAAGGCATCACGGCTGTCCAGATGGACATCAAGGTCAAGGGCCTGCCCACCGATGTCATGGCCCGCGCCATGCAGCAGGCCCGTGATGCGCGCCTGCACATCCTCGGCGAGATGGGCAAGGTTCTCGAAGCCCCCCGTGCCGAACTTTCCGCCTACGCGCCGCAGCATGCCGAGGTGTTCGTCAACCCCGACATCATCCGCATCATCATCGGCCCCGGCGGCAAGAACATCAAGGCCATCACCGCCACCACCGGCGCGTCCATCGACATCGAGGACAGCGGCCGCGTCTCCATCTTCGCGCCCACGCTCGAAGCCATGGAAATGGCCCGCGAGATGGTGCAGTACTACGACCAGCGCGCCGACATCGGCAAGAACTACACCGGCAAGGTGCGCAAGGTCCTCGAAATCGGCGCCATCGTCGAAATCCTGCCCAACCTCGAAGCCCTCGTGCACATCTCGCAGCTTGACACCAACAGGGTCGAGCAGGCGTCCGACGTGGCCCGCCTCGGCGAGGACATGGTCGTGAAGGTCATCGAGATCAACGGCGACCGCATCCGCGCCAGCCGCAAGGCCGTCCTGCTTGAAGAGCAGGGCATCGAATGGAAGCCCGAAGACACCGCTCGCCCCTCCGGTCCCCGCGAAGGTGGACGCCGTGACGGCGGACGTGATGGTCGCCGCGACGGCGGTCGTGACGGTCGCCGTGATGGCGGACGTGACGGTGGTCGCCGCGATGGCGGACGTCGCGACGGCGGACGCGACCGCAACTAA
- the rpsO gene encoding 30S ribosomal protein S15 translates to MDIEAKKAVIDAHAKHEGDTGSPEVQVALLTARIEQLTGHFKVHKKDYHSRTGLLKLVGQRRKLLNYLKKKDVQRYRALIEKLGLRK, encoded by the coding sequence ATGGACATCGAAGCAAAAAAGGCCGTCATCGACGCACACGCAAAGCACGAAGGCGACACCGGCTCTCCTGAAGTGCAGGTCGCCCTGCTCACCGCCCGCATCGAACAGCTTACCGGCCACTTCAAGGTCCACAAGAAGGACTACCACTCGCGCACCGGCCTTCTGAAGCTGGTTGGTCAGCGCCGCAAGCTGCTGAACTACCTCAAGAAGAAGGACGTCCAGCGTTACCGTGCCCTCATCGAGAAGCTCGGTCTGAGAAAGTAG
- the truB gene encoding tRNA pseudouridine(55) synthase TruB, whose translation MFDQMPVQQHGLLVLDKPSGPSSAQCISKVKRLGQKKIGHAGTLDPMAGGVLLVLLGHATKISGHLMADGEKVYAGTLRLGETTDTWDAEGTVTATAPWHHVTEADVRAIVDSWLGSSEQEVPPYSAAKHQGQPLYKLSRAGRETPVKTKTVEISLAEVVWCDLPHVRFRVRCSSGTYIRSLAHSLGIRLGCGAVLTELTREYSHPFGLDMAHTLDAVLAEPGRLAERVIPITHALPHWPKVGISLQQEASVRNGIPLPYQPEMVADMPFMEGVKAILLDTREVPVALVETAIVGGRQVWAVLRGLWS comes from the coding sequence ATGTTTGACCAGATGCCCGTACAGCAGCATGGTCTGCTGGTGCTGGACAAGCCCAGTGGCCCCTCGTCGGCCCAGTGCATCTCGAAGGTGAAGCGGCTGGGTCAGAAGAAGATAGGTCATGCGGGGACTCTCGACCCCATGGCTGGTGGTGTGTTGCTCGTCCTGCTGGGACATGCGACGAAAATTTCAGGTCACCTCATGGCCGATGGCGAGAAGGTGTATGCAGGCACCCTGCGCCTTGGCGAGACGACCGACACTTGGGACGCCGAAGGTACGGTGACAGCCACCGCGCCCTGGCACCATGTGACAGAAGCCGACGTGCGCGCCATCGTCGACTCGTGGCTGGGTTCCTCCGAGCAGGAGGTGCCCCCCTATTCTGCCGCAAAGCATCAGGGCCAGCCCCTGTACAAGCTTTCGCGTGCAGGCCGCGAGACCCCGGTGAAGACGAAGACCGTCGAGATTTCCCTTGCGGAGGTCGTATGGTGCGACCTGCCGCATGTACGTTTCCGGGTAAGATGCAGTTCCGGCACCTACATACGGTCCCTGGCCCACAGCTTGGGGATACGTCTAGGGTGCGGCGCCGTGCTTACGGAACTGACCCGGGAGTACAGTCATCCGTTCGGACTGGACATGGCGCATACCCTTGATGCCGTGCTCGCAGAACCCGGACGCCTCGCAGAGCGGGTCATCCCCATCACGCACGCGTTGCCGCACTGGCCAAAGGTCGGCATCAGCCTCCAGCAGGAGGCGAGCGTACGCAACGGGATACCACTGCCCTATCAACCCGAGATGGTGGCGGACATGCCATTCATGGAAGGTGTGAAGGCGATACTGCTCGACACGCGCGAGGTGCCCGTGGCTCTTGTCGAAACGGCCATCGTAGGTGGCAGACAGGTCTGGGCCGTACTCCGGGGACTGTGGAGTTAA
- a CDS encoding DHH family phosphoesterase has protein sequence MQEPQARIAALLRDADDILITTHANPDGDAIGSLGAMGHVLATLGKRFCLCNVSGVPSHLSWVPLPGQVYTSFDELPFQPRLAIVLDCGDEKRPGEALRAPLADLPSINIDHHQGNPLFGTVDNWVEPQRAATGEMVAEIALALGQPLAGALGECLYLALVSDTGSFSFGNTSARVLSLAAEIVGNGLDVAALTERHDNQWSFARMQLWGRLMQEMRLAFDGTVAISVIPDALIESCGARRADLEGWASQMRKVRGVRVSVMVRGNGPEGSKVSLRSTGSDDVRAVAARFGGGGHRNAAGVEMPLPPEEASRQVVAALGEQLGLDGDGASLYV, from the coding sequence ATGCAGGAACCACAGGCTCGCATAGCCGCCCTTCTCCGCGACGCGGACGACATCCTCATCACCACCCATGCCAATCCCGATGGCGACGCCATCGGTTCACTCGGTGCCATGGGCCACGTGCTGGCGACTCTTGGCAAGCGCTTCTGCCTCTGCAACGTGTCCGGTGTGCCTTCGCACCTCTCATGGGTTCCCCTGCCCGGTCAGGTGTACACATCTTTCGATGAACTGCCCTTTCAGCCCAGGCTTGCCATCGTGCTGGACTGCGGTGACGAGAAACGCCCCGGCGAGGCACTGCGTGCCCCGCTTGCCGACCTACCGTCCATCAACATCGACCACCATCAGGGCAATCCCCTCTTCGGCACCGTCGACAACTGGGTCGAACCCCAGCGGGCAGCCACCGGCGAAATGGTGGCCGAGATCGCCCTCGCGCTGGGCCAGCCCCTTGCCGGTGCCCTCGGCGAATGCCTCTATCTCGCCCTTGTCTCCGACACCGGGTCGTTCTCGTTCGGCAACACCTCGGCCCGAGTCCTTTCCCTTGCCGCTGAAATCGTAGGCAACGGGCTGGATGTGGCGGCCCTCACCGAACGGCACGACAATCAGTGGTCTTTCGCCCGGATGCAGTTGTGGGGCAGGCTCATGCAGGAGATGCGTCTTGCGTTCGACGGCACAGTGGCTATATCGGTCATTCCCGATGCGCTCATCGAGTCATGCGGCGCACGACGTGCCGACCTCGAAGGCTGGGCCTCCCAGATGCGCAAGGTGCGCGGGGTGCGCGTCTCGGTCATGGTTCGCGGCAACGGTCCGGAAGGGTCGAAGGTCAGCCTGCGTTCCACCGGGTCTGATGATGTGCGCGCCGTGGCCGCACGCTTCGGCGGAGGCGGGCACCGGAACGCGGCGGGCGTGGAAATGCCCTTGCCCCCGGAAGAAGCCTCACGGCAAGTCGTTGCAGCCCTAGGCGAACAACTCGGGCTGGACGGTGATGGAGCGTCACTGTATGTTTGA
- a CDS encoding DUF503 domain-containing protein, translated as MVLGVLTVEYRLHGNDSLKGKRRIANSLKQKVRNTFNVAIAEVETEDSLTMLRLAVVSVSNSHQHLQSRLDKCLAMMEAVCPEEMVYSDIEIFAAD; from the coding sequence ATGGTTCTTGGTGTACTGACCGTAGAATACCGCCTGCACGGCAACGACTCGCTCAAGGGCAAGCGGCGCATCGCCAACAGCCTCAAGCAGAAGGTGCGCAACACCTTCAACGTGGCCATCGCCGAAGTCGAAACAGAAGACTCCCTCACCATGCTGCGTCTCGCGGTAGTCTCCGTCAGCAACAGCCACCAGCACCTACAGAGCCGTCTCGACAAATGCCTCGCCATGATGGAGGCCGTCTGTCCCGAAGAGATGGTCTACAGCGACATTGAAATCTTCGCGGCCGACTGA
- the infB gene encoding translation initiation factor IF-2, with the protein MTENKTKVKDLAAELGVTTKELGQVLKDMNISAKTSTSVIAQEDLPRIKERVQAQRDGGARKEGNPDVIVRRRHRDGDRASARAEAKAPEQEATAAMPETSAPERAEEADKPAVAKPAKAPETEAHARARKEPQAEPVKARIIRRPDEPAPVAKVVEAAPAETPAPEAPAVKATVTAEAAPAKTVEPESERPQADKPATARVVRPATPDASAVPDGTSSAPTLPVRSAEPSDTVERADADADGDDDDAQQRRRKKKRRQPEAVVPQVRVISRPDPAAVAQQQMQQQAAQQQREAGGYRPGGQRPEGGYRPEGQREGGYRPEGQREGGYRPGGAPRPEGGYRPGGPRPEGGYRPGAPRPEGGYRPAGGPRPEGQREGGYRPGAPRPEGGYRPAGGAPRPEGQREGGYRPAGGPPRPGGAPRPGGFGGAPGGMPVPGADGRGDQSKKKRQKGRRTVDFQADGPRGRSDDDVMRGPRGRGKRGKKDVRPAATQPLKAVKRKIKVDEAIRVADMAHQMGLKANEIIKVLFGLGVMATINQSLDIDTATVVAGEFGYEVEKVGFSEDDYLVPKEEDAPETLVTRPPVVTIMGHVDHGKTSLLDAIRKSNVTAGEAGGITQHIGAYHVTTKKGEIVFLDTPGHEAFTAMRARGAQITDLVVLVVAADDGVMEQTREAVNHSKAAGVPIMVAVNKMDKEGANPDRVIRELSELGLVAEDWGGDTIFAKVSAKTREGLDELLELIAIQAEILELKANPDKAARGHVVEAKLDKGRGPLATVLVQEGTLRQGDAFVCGVFAGRVRAMFDDQGRKVKEAGPSTPVEVQGFDGVVEAGEEFVSVADDKVARRIAESRAVKQRERELAKESKVTLETFLSRRADAAEALTLNLVLKADVQGTLEAISEAVRKLSTEKVKINIIHGGAGAITESDILLASASDAIIIGFNVRPTSKVKDIAEQENVDIRFYDIIYKLVDEIKSAMAGMLAPVQREVYLGQAEVRETFSVPKIGVIAGCHVADGKVTRNAGVRLLRDGVVVYTGKITSLKRFKDDVRDVQKGYECGMGLENFNDIKVGDVIEAFEMVEEAATL; encoded by the coding sequence ATGACGGAAAACAAGACCAAGGTGAAGGATCTCGCGGCCGAACTGGGCGTGACGACGAAGGAGCTGGGTCAGGTGCTCAAGGATATGAACATCTCGGCCAAGACCTCCACCAGCGTCATCGCTCAGGAAGACCTGCCGCGGATCAAGGAGCGCGTTCAGGCGCAACGCGACGGTGGAGCCCGCAAAGAGGGCAACCCCGACGTGATCGTGCGCCGTCGCCATCGCGACGGCGACAGGGCGTCCGCACGCGCCGAGGCAAAGGCCCCCGAGCAGGAGGCCACAGCCGCCATGCCCGAGACCTCCGCGCCCGAAAGGGCCGAAGAAGCCGACAAGCCCGCTGTGGCGAAGCCCGCCAAGGCTCCGGAGACGGAAGCCCACGCGCGTGCCCGCAAAGAGCCGCAGGCGGAACCTGTCAAGGCGCGCATCATCCGCCGCCCTGACGAGCCCGCCCCTGTGGCGAAGGTCGTCGAGGCTGCACCCGCAGAGACACCCGCCCCCGAAGCGCCCGCCGTAAAGGCGACCGTCACGGCCGAAGCAGCCCCTGCGAAGACCGTAGAGCCCGAATCCGAACGCCCGCAGGCCGACAAGCCCGCCACGGCGCGTGTCGTGCGTCCTGCCACGCCCGACGCCTCGGCCGTGCCGGACGGTACGTCCTCTGCCCCCACGCTGCCTGTCCGTTCCGCCGAACCTTCCGACACCGTCGAGCGTGCAGACGCCGACGCGGATGGTGATGACGACGATGCACAGCAGCGTCGCCGCAAGAAGAAGCGCCGCCAGCCTGAAGCCGTGGTGCCGCAGGTTCGCGTCATCTCGCGTCCCGACCCTGCCGCTGTGGCCCAACAGCAGATGCAGCAGCAGGCGGCACAGCAACAGCGTGAAGCAGGCGGCTATCGCCCCGGCGGTCAGCGTCCCGAGGGCGGCTACCGTCCCGAAGGCCAGCGCGAAGGCGGCTACCGCCCCGAAGGCCAGCGCGAAGGCGGCTATCGCCCCGGCGGCGCACCCCGCCCCGAAGGTGGCTACCGTCCCGGTGGTCCGCGCCCTGAAGGCGGCTACCGCCCCGGCGCACCGCGCCCCGAAGGCGGCTACAGGCCCGCTGGCGGTCCCCGCCCCGAGGGTCAGCGTGAAGGTGGCTACCGCCCCGGCGCACCGCGCCCCGAAGGTGGCTACAGGCCCGCTGGTGGCGCACCGCGTCCTGAAGGACAGCGCGAGGGCGGCTACCGTCCCGCCGGTGGTCCTCCCCGTCCGGGTGGCGCACCGCGTCCCGGCGGCTTCGGCGGTGCACCCGGCGGCATGCCCGTACCCGGTGCCGATGGCCGCGGCGACCAGAGCAAGAAGAAGCGGCAGAAGGGCCGTCGTACCGTAGATTTTCAGGCTGACGGGCCTCGTGGTCGCAGCGATGACGACGTGATGCGCGGCCCCCGCGGCCGGGGCAAGCGCGGCAAGAAGGACGTACGTCCCGCCGCGACCCAGCCGCTGAAGGCCGTCAAGCGCAAGATCAAGGTCGACGAGGCCATCCGCGTGGCCGACATGGCCCACCAGATGGGTCTCAAGGCCAACGAGATCATCAAGGTGCTCTTCGGTCTCGGCGTCATGGCGACGATCAACCAGTCGCTCGACATCGATACGGCAACTGTCGTTGCCGGAGAGTTCGGCTACGAAGTGGAGAAGGTCGGCTTCTCGGAAGACGACTACCTCGTGCCCAAGGAAGAGGACGCGCCCGAGACGCTGGTCACCCGGCCTCCGGTCGTCACCATCATGGGTCACGTCGACCACGGCAAGACCTCCCTCCTCGACGCCATCCGCAAGTCCAACGTGACGGCTGGCGAAGCGGGCGGCATCACCCAGCACATCGGTGCCTACCATGTGACCACCAAGAAGGGCGAGATCGTGTTCCTCGACACGCCCGGTCACGAGGCGTTCACCGCCATGCGCGCACGTGGTGCCCAGATCACCGACCTCGTCGTGCTCGTCGTCGCCGCCGATGACGGCGTCATGGAGCAGACCCGCGAAGCCGTGAACCACTCGAAGGCTGCGGGCGTGCCCATCATGGTCGCCGTCAACAAGATGGACAAGGAAGGGGCAAACCCCGACCGCGTCATCCGCGAGTTGTCCGAACTGGGCCTCGTGGCGGAAGACTGGGGTGGCGATACCATCTTCGCCAAGGTCTCGGCAAAGACCCGCGAAGGTCTCGACGAACTGCTCGAACTCATCGCCATTCAGGCCGAAATCCTCGAACTGAAGGCCAACCCCGACAAGGCCGCCCGCGGTCACGTCGTCGAGGCCAAGCTCGACAAGGGCCGTGGCCCTCTCGCCACGGTGCTGGTGCAGGAAGGCACTCTCCGTCAGGGCGACGCCTTCGTCTGCGGCGTGTTCGCAGGCCGCGTGCGCGCCATGTTCGACGACCAGGGCCGCAAGGTGAAGGAAGCCGGTCCCTCGACTCCGGTCGAGGTGCAGGGCTTTGACGGTGTCGTCGAAGCCGGCGAGGAGTTCGTGAGCGTAGCCGACGACAAGGTCGCCCGCCGCATCGCCGAAAGCCGCGCCGTCAAGCAGCGCGAGCGCGAACTCGCCAAGGAGTCGAAGGTCACCCTCGAAACCTTCCTGTCGCGCCGTGCCGACGCCGCCGAGGCGCTCACGCTCAACCTCGTTCTCAAGGCCGACGTGCAGGGCACGCTCGAGGCCATCAGCGAGGCCGTGCGCAAGCTCAGCACCGAGAAGGTCAAGATCAACATCATCCACGGCGGTGCCGGTGCCATCACCGAATCCGACATCCTGCTGGCATCGGCCTCCGACGCCATCATCATCGGCTTCAATGTCCGCCCGACCTCCAAGGTCAAGGACATCGCCGAGCAGGAGAACGTGGACATCCGCTTCTACGACATCATCTACAAGCTCGTGGATGAGATCAAGAGCGCCATGGCGGGCATGCTCGCCCCGGTGCAGCGCGAAGTGTACCTCGGTCAGGCCGAAGTGCGCGAGACCTTCAGCGTGCCCAAGATCGGCGTCATCGCCGGTTGTCACGTGGCCGACGGCAAGGTCACCCGCAACGCGGGTGTGCGCCTGCTGCGCGACGGTGTGGTCGTCTACACGGGCAAGATCACGTCCCTCAAGCGCTTCAAGGACGACGTCCGCGACGTGCAGAAGGGCTACGAGTGCGGCATGGGCCTCGAGAACTTCAACGACATCAAGGTCGGCGACGTCATCGAAGCCTTCGAAATGGTCGAAGAGGCCGCTACACTGTAG
- a CDS encoding YlxR family protein — protein MTPSEERHQPVRMCVICRRRFAKHELLRYVCPAEGAAPVADERQVLPGRGWYVCGDPACRERLRKFGGWRRKRKGV, from the coding sequence ATGACGCCTTCCGAGGAACGGCACCAGCCGGTCCGGATGTGCGTCATCTGTAGACGGCGCTTTGCCAAGCATGAGCTTCTGCGCTACGTCTGCCCCGCCGAAGGGGCAGCGCCCGTCGCCGACGAGCGACAGGTCCTTCCCGGAAGGGGATGGTACGTATGCGGCGACCCGGCATGCCGGGAGCGGCTCCGCAAGTTCGGCGGATGGCGACGGAAGCGCAAGGGGGTTTAA